The Salinibacterium sp. NK8237 nucleotide sequence CCTGATATCTGCGCATTCCACCGCTACACCAGGAATTCCAATCTCCCCTACCGCACTCTAGTCTGCCCGTACCCACTGCAGGCTGGGGGTTGAGCCCCCAGTTTTCACAGCAGACGCGACAAACCGCCTACGAGCTCTTTACGCCCAATAATTCCGGATAACGCTTGCACCCTACGTATTACCGCGGCTGCTGGCACGTAGTTAGCCGGTGCTTTTTCTGCAGGTACCGTCACTTTCGCTTCTTCCCTACTAAAAGAGGTTTACAACCCGAAGGCCGTCGTCCCTCACGCGGCGTTGCTGCATCAGGCTTGCGCCCATTGTGCAATATTCCCCACTGCTGCCTCCCGTAGGAGTCTGGACCGTGTCTCAGTTCCAGTGTGGCCGGTCACCCTCTCAGGCCGGCTACCCGTCGTAGGCTTGGTGAGCTATTACCTCACCAACTACCTGATAGGCCGCGAGTCCATCCTTGACCGAAATTCTTTCCAGCTCCTCACCATGCGGCGGAAGCTCGTATCCGGTATTAGACGTCGTTTCCAACGCTTATTCCAGAGTCAAGGGCAGGTTACTCACGTGTTACTCACCCGTTCGCCACTAATCCACCAGAGCAAGCTCCAGCTTCATCGTTCGACTTGCATGTGTTAAGCACGCCGCCAGCGTTCATCCTGAGCCAGGATCAAACTCTCCATAAATGTTTTTTAGCAACCACAAGCAAGCTTGCAGAAGCACATTGTGTGCAAGGACTAACCGGAATAGGTCAGAACCCTGCAAGTTTGAAACTGACAGAACAAATCAATACTGACTTGCTTTGTTGTTTATATCTTTTTCCAAAGGAATCCGCTGCACTCCCACAACCAACCCGAAATAGGTTGATTATAAAAAGCACAGTCGGGTTTTTGGCATTTGACATTGTGCACGCTGTTGAGTTCTCAAGGATCGGACGCTCCTGACCTCCACCGCAAAACGGCTTCACCCCAGGGCTTTCAAAACCTGTGTTGGCAACCTCCGCCAAAAGCGAAAGGCAACCTGTCTAACTTACCAGCTTCACCGCGCTTGGCAAACCAACCGAAATGCACCAGAACGGCACACCACAACGGACCAACACGCGAATAAAGCGGGTTCTCATCCTAAGATCTGACACCGCAACCCACAAGAGGTAAACCGATGTTTGACTCGACCACAACTCTAAAGTTGTGGAGGATGGTGGCCCCCACTTGAGGCCGGAAACCTAGCAGCAGAACTGCCCGGGACTTCCGCACCTTTGGGGTGACAAGAGGAAACATTACGTGCATTTCGTCCCCCTCGCCAACACCACGTGCATCCCGGGCGCGTCGCGTCTCGGCACGCGCCTAAACACGGCGATATGTACCACTTGTGGGCTTCGCGGGCCGCGCGACGTGCGCTGGTGTTCACAGCATCCGCATCTCTTCAGAAGCGACAGAACCGCGCACCCAACCGAGATGAATACGCCAAGATAGTTTCGTGCCCAGTTTCACCACACGAGCCGCACGGCTCGACGACGCCGAAGAACTCGCTGCCGTGCATACGCAGTGTTGGAAAGAGACGTACGCCGGACTCTTTCCCGAGCAAGCGTGGAGCACCGAGGCCCGCCAGCGACGCGAAGCGATGTGGAACGAGCTGCTCACCGATAGCAACACCACGACGGTGGTCGCTGAAGTCCGTTCCCGTATCGTCGGCCTTGCTCACGCGCACCATAACCGCGATGAACCCAATTTGCCGCCCGAAGAACTCGCCATGATCTACGTCTTAACGAGTGCCCACGGAACAGGCGCCGGCCAGGCGTTGATCGACGCCGCCTTGGGAGGCGCCGCCGCAAGCGTCTGGGTGCTTGAACAGAATCCTCGCGCCCGAGCCTTTTACGCCAAGAATCGCTTCATGTACGACGGCACCGTTCGCGAGATGGACTTCAATCCGAACATTCGCGAACTCCGCCTCGCCCGTTCATAACGGAGCCGCTCTCAGCAGATACGGTAGCGTCTAGACGCAACACTCTAATAATCATATTATTAGACAATCACAGGGTGTAGAGCTGCGTTCGCAGCACCACCGCTGCTTCGACGCAAGGGAATGCAATGACTTGGATGGTAACCGGCGGTGCTGGCTATATCGGCGCCCACGTGGCTCGCGCACTACTGGATTCCGGAATGAAGACGGTCGTCGTCGATGATCTTTCCAGCGGATTTGCGGGCTTTGTCCCCGACGGTGCCGTGTTCGTGCAGGCAGACATCCGAGACAAAAATGCTCTCATAGAGGCAATGCTGACGCACGGCGTAACCGGCGTCATCCACGTCGCAGGCTTCAAATACGCCGGAGTTTCCGTGCAGCGACCGCTTCACACCTATACGCAAAACGTCACCGGCACCGTTATCTTGCTCGAAGCGATGCACGAAGCGAAGGTCGATCAGATCGTATTCTCGTCGAGTGCCGCGGTTTTTGGGACCCCCGACGTCGACCTCGTGACGGAAGACACAGCGAAAGACCCCCTCTCTCCTTATGGCGAATCTAAACTGATCGGCGAATGGCTGCTGCGTGACCAGGCCGTCGCGAGCGGCCTGCGTCACACGTCGCTGCGCTACTTCAATGTCGTTGGCTCCGGCGACCCCGATGTCTACGACACCAGCCCCCACAATCTCTTTCCCCTCGTGTTCGAAGCGCTCGTCGCCGGCAAGACGCCCCGAATCAACGGCACCGACTACCCCACCCCCGATGGCACGAACGTGCGCGACTACGTGCACGTCGCCGATATCGCCGCCGCTCACGTCGCCGCTGCCCGCCGGCTGGAAGCGAAAGAGGCAATCGAGTCCGCCTACAACCTGGGAAGCGGGAACGGACTCTCCGTCGCAGAAATCATGACCGCCATCGCGAGCGTCACTGGAATCGACTTCATCCCGGATGCCGCACCTCGCCGTCCTGGCGATCCGCCCCGCATCGTCGCGAACGGCGACCTCGCAGCGCGCGACCTCGACTGGAAAATGCGGCACACCGCAGAAGAAATGGTTCAGAGCGCCTGGGACGCCCGCCTTCGTGCCGAGAAAACCGGCGCTGCTCAAGGAAGTGCAGAATGACCTCGAAGATCACCAAACGCCCCACCACCCTCGCCGATGGCCGTGAGCTCATCTACTTCGACGACGCCGACACCACGCTCGGCGAAGAGCGATCAGTCGACAGCAGAGTGCTCGACCCTCGACCAGCGACCGCAACCATGCGGCAGGACATCCTGACGGGAGAATGGGTCTCCGTCGCCGCCGCACGCCAAAACCGAGTCTTCCTCCCGCCCGCAGATCAAGATCCTCTGGCGCCGCAGACTCCTCAGAACCCGTCGGAAGTTCCCGCACTCTATGACGTGGCTGTTTTCGAGAACCGTTCACCGTCATTCGGGCCAGCCCTCGCCGGAAGCGAAAACAGCCCGACCGGGCTCGAGGACCTTGCCGAACTCGGCCTCGGCCGCACCCGCAGCTCGATTGGCCGCTGCGAGGTGGTCTGCTTCAGCCCTGACCACGAAGGATCGTTCGGCACTCAAACCCCGAGCCGCGCACGCACCGTCATTGAAGCGTGGGCGGATCGCACCGAGGCGCTCTCGGCACTCGAAGGCGTGCAGCAGGTGTTTCCGTTCGAGAACCGTGGTGAAGCGATCGGCGTCACGCTGCTTCACCCGCACGGTCAGATCTACTCTTACCCGTACATCACGCCCAAAACACAGCGGACTTTGGATGCGATCGATCGCACGAGCCCCGACATGTTTCAGCGCATCCTCGACTTCGAACGCGCGGGCGACCGTGTTGTGCTGAGTGGAGAGAACTGGACTGCCTTCGTGCCATTCGCCGCACGCTGGCCCATCGAAGTTCACATGCTGCCGCACCGTCAGATTCCTGATTTCGCCGCCACCTCCTCAGAAGAACGCGACGAACTGGCCACGATGTACCTCAAGCTGCTTCGGGGAATCGATGCCCTGTACGACACCCCAACGCCCTACATCGCGGCTTGGCATCAAGCCCCCGCAAACCGTGCACGCGACACATTCCGACTGCACCTCCAACTGACGTCGCCTCGACGCGCGGCAGACAAACTGAAGTACCTCGCCGGATCTGAATCGGCAATGGGCGCCTGGATCGCTGACGTCACGCCAGAGTCCGCAGCCGAAAACATCCGAAAGGCAATCGAACGAGCATGAGCGACACAGTGCAGCAACTTGGCCAGCGTTTCAAGGAACTAACCGGCCACGACCCGGAAGGCGTCTGGTCGGCACCCGGCCGCGTCAACCTCATTGGCGAACACACCGACTACAACGAAGGCTTCGTGCTGCCGTTCGCCATCGATCGCCGCACCCGCGCCGCCGTTGGGCTGCGCGCCGACGGGGTGATCCGCGTCACCAGCACCTTCGATGACACCGCGGTGCAGCTTCCGCTTTCCGGACTCGACGCGGCGCGTTCCGCCGGCGACATTGTCGGCTGGAGCGCGTATCCGCTCGGCGTCGCCTGGGCTCTCGGCCAACACGGCGCAGACCTGAACAGTGTGCCCGGAGTCGACATTCTCATTGATTCGACCGTGCCCGTCGGTGCCGGCCTTTCTTCGTCGGCTGCGATTGAGAGTTCCGTCGCTTTGGCCCTCAACGATCTCTGGGCACTCGGACTTTCGCGCGAGCAACTCGCCAAGGTAGGACAACTCGCCGAGAACGAGGTCGTCGGTGCTCCCACCGGAATCATGGACCAGTCTGCGTCTCTCTTGGGCGCCACCGACTCCGCCGTGTTCCTCGACTGCCGCACCCTCGAGGTCGAGGTCGTGCCGCTCGGACTTGCTCCAGCGGAATTGAGCATTCTCGTGATGGACACACGCGTGTCGCACTCTCACGCGACCGGCGGCTATTCCGAACGCCGCGCATCCTGCGAAGCCGGAGCAGCTGCGCTAGGCGCTTCATCGTTGCGCGATGTGAGCGTCGCTGATCTTGAGCGCGCTCAAGAAATTCTTGACGACGAGACGTTCCGCCGAGTCCGTCACGTGGTCACCGAAAATCAGCGCGTGCTGGACACCGTTCGCGCCCTCAACGAAGAAGGCCCGCTCGCCATTGGTGCGCTGCTTGATGCATCGCACGTGTCGATGCGCGACGACTTCGAAATCTCCATCCCCGAACTCGACCTTGCCGTCGAAACAGCACGCGAACACGGCGCGATTGGAGCACGGATGACCGGAGGAGGCTTCGGCGGAGCAGCAATCGCTCTCGTTCCGCACGCCCGAGTGTCAGAAGTCGAAGTCGCGGTGAAGGAAGCCTTTGCAGCCCGCGGATTCACCGAACCCATGACGTTTACCGTGACTCCCTCTCAGGGAGCAGAACGGAACGATGCCGACTAGGCAGAGTTTCTGAAACTCACAACGCGACAACGACCGGTGGTGGAGATGGGGGGAATTGAACCCCCGTCCACTGCTGTAATTCTGTGCCTTCTACGGGTGTATCTTGTGCAGACGTTCTACTCGGCTCTGATCTTTGCCACAAGCACCTAGATCAACAAGCCCAGCCAGAGTGAAAGTCCCACGTAGCCCTCAGGCGTAACTACGCAGCAATCTCTCTAAATTGCGCCAGAATCCGGGTAGAGAGCATTCCCGGTCTGACGGACTTCTTTAGTGCGCTCGCTTAGGCAGCGAGGGCGAAGTCAGTGCGCTTTGAATTGGCACTTATAGTTTGCAGTCATCGTTAACGAGATAAGGCTGCATTCTCGACCCGCTTCTCACAGTTTTGCAGGCAATGTCGAAACCGATCATCCCCCTGTGTGGGTCGTTGTCGCGCTGTGGAGTTATCAAATACCACCTGATCAACAGGTAGCCCTCTAGTGTAGGTCGGATTCGGCGCCGTTGCCAGCCCTACAGCCCTCTAGCGAACGCTGCCAGCGAACGCAACGCCCCCATCCAGCATTCGCGAAGTAGATTTGGTTCATGACCGATACAACTCAAGCCTCACCAGCCAAGACCACCATGTTCGGCGCAGACTGGTGCCGTGACTGCGTGCGCTCCGAAGCCCTCCTCAACTCGTTGAACATCGACTGGGAAAAAGTTGATGTTGAGAAGGATCCCGCAGCAGCAGATCGCGCGCACGCCATCAGCGGACGCCTCAACATTCCCGTCGTGCACTTCACGGACGGAACCTTCCAGGTGGAGCCCAGCGACAAGGAGCTGAAGGCCAAGCTCGAAGAACTCGGCGCCATCTAACAATGACCCTCGTCATCACTGTTCGAGGCGAGCATGAATCTTGGCACCCTGCCGAACGCGGCATCGTGCATCTGGCGGTATCGATAGATGGTCCTGACCGGAGTGAGGTCTTCGATGCTGCACTGCAGTCATCGAGTCGGGTGCATGCCCTCCTCGCCAAGCTCGCCTCGAACGATGGTGCAATTACCCGATGGTCGTCCGACACCGTGCGCGTCACCTCTCAGCGGCCGTGGAATAACGCCGGCCAACAGCTGCCGCTCGTACACTCTGCCGCGATCGACTACGTCGCACGATTCAAAGACTTCGACGCTCTGGCCCTCTTCATCGAGTACGTCAGTGCGGTCGACAACACTGCGGTGAAATACGTTGAGTGGGAACTCACCGAAGAATCCACTCGTGCCGCACACGCACACACCCGACGCCTCGCTGTCACGGATGCTCTCACCAAGGCACATGAATATGCGGCAAGTGTCGGGCTCACCGAGGTAACGGCTCTCGCCATAGCCGATCCGGGCATGCTCGATCATGTCGGGCCCGGAGGCGATCCAGGCATGCTCGCCGGAGCGTCTGCCATGAGGATGTCAGGAACGCCCGCGAATGGCGGCCAGCTGAGCCTCAACCCAGAGAAGATCGCCATCGCTGCACGCGTCGAGGCGCGATTCAGCGCACGCTAACGAGCGCGAAAAAGGAGCGCGGAACGAAGTTCCGCTACTCCCCCATGTTTTTGCGGGCGGCCATCGCGCGGTCCGACTCGCGCTTATCCTGACGCTCACGCAGCGTCTGACGCTTGTCATACTCGCGCTTACCCTTAGCAACCGCGAGCTCTACTTTGGCGCGGCCATCCAAAAAATAGATCGACAGGGGAACGAGCGTGTAGCCGCCCTGCTTGATCTTGTTGTGAATCTTTAGGATCTGCTCTTTGTGCAGCAACATCTTTCGCTTTCGACGCGGAGGATGATTGTTCCACGACCCTTGAAAAAACTCAGGAATATGCACGGCATCCAACCAGGCCTCAGCATGGTCGTCAATGTAGCCGTAGCCATCGATCAGGCTGGCCCGCCCTAACCGCAGAGACTTGACCTCAGTACCCGACAGCACAAGACCAGCCTCAAAGGTGTCTTCAATGCTGTAGTCGTGGCGCGCCTTACGGTTGCTGGCAACAACCTTTCGGTCACCTTCCTTGGGCATGGTTCACTTCTCTCTTCGATACGTTGGGTGCCGCAATGCTACGGCGGATGCCGACAGTGCAGCAGACCAGTTTAGCGCGAGAGCGGCCCGGCGACTACACCTTCAAATATCGGCTGATCGCCACCCCGGCGGATACGGCTGCAAGTGCTGCCCCGGAGACGATGAGAATGGGCACAACCAGCAGCGCCTCTTCCATTCCGAGCAGGCTCGTATTGACGGGAAGGGTCGAGGCGAGATAGCCGCGAACGAAGAACTGCACAATCGCGACGATGGCGCCGCCCGCTAGGACTGATCCGATCAGCGAGGCAAAGACACCCTCAAGAATGAATGGCGTCTGGATGAACCGGTTTGACGCCCCCACGAGTCTCATAATGCCGAGCTCTCGCCGTCGAGAGAACGCGCTCAGCCGGATGGTCGTGGCAATGAGCAGGACCGCAGCGACCAGCATTAGACCAGCGACCCCAATCGCGGTGTAACTAGCGGCGTTCAGAATCGAAAAAATCGGCTCTAGATAGGCCCGCTGATCTTCAACACTTTCGACTCCTGCAAGTCCAGACAGACTCTCGATGAGCACGTCGGCCTGCTCGGGGTCGACGAGGTTCACCCGGAAGCTCTCGTTCAACGACTCCGGGGTAATGATGCCTTCGAAGGTCGAGTCAGCGAACTGCACCTTGAAATTCTCGTAGGCCTGCTCATGCGTCTCAAACTCGACGTCGTTGATGTACGGTGCGAGGGTCGGTGAATCAAGCTGTTGCTGCACGGCAGCGATCTGGTCTTCCGTTGCCTCAGCAAGGGTGCAATTGCCGGTGGTGTCGATCTCCGTGCACATGTACACCGCCACTTGAGCACGGTCGTACCAGTACCCCTTCATCTGCCCAATTTGCATTTGCAGAAGAATGGATGCGCCGACGAAGGTCAGGGAGATGAAGGTCACCAAAACAACGGAGACCACCATCGAGAGATTGCGGCGAAGTCCGCTGCCGACCTCTCCTAAGATCAGTCCGAGCCTCATGCGTCGAGCCCCTCACCCTGCGACGACGGCGTCATTGGTCGAGCGGGAGACTGGGCTGCAGGAAACGCGGCGGACGCGGGTTTGCTTGCCGCCGGATGCGGAATGCGGCCCTGAGTCGGAACCGTCTGAGTTTGGTATCCGCCCTGAAGTTCGTCACGCACAATCTGCCCACCGATGAGTTCGATGACTCGGCGCTTCATCTGGTCGACAATGCCGGCATCGTGGGTTGCCATCAGTACGGTCGTGCCGCCGAGGTTGATGCGCTCAAGGAGCGTCATAATTCCCGCAGCGGTCGCCGGGTCAAGGTTTCCTGTCGGCTCATCCGCAAGCATGATTGCAGGCTTATTAACGACGGCGCGAGCAATCGCCACACGCTGCTGCTCACCGCCGGAAAGTTCGTGAGGGAACCGGCCCGACTTGCCGGCCAGACCGACCATTTTTAGGGCATCCGGAACGGCCTCTTGAATGAAGCCGCGGCTCTTGCCAATCACCTGAAGCGTGAACGCCACATTATCGAAGACCGTCTTGTTCGGCAGCAGGCGGAAGTCTTGGAAGACGACACCGAGGTTACGGCGGAAATAGGGCACCTTGCGGCTCGACAGCGTATTGAGGTGTTGCCCGAGCACATGAATGGAACCCTTCGAGGGGTTCTCCTCTTTGAGGATCAGGCGCAAAAAGCTCGACTTGCCCGAGCCGGAAGCGCCAACCAAAAACACGAACTCGCCCTTGAGGATCTCAAGGTCAACAGAGTTCAGCGCCGGTCGTGTCGTGCCCGGATACGACTTCGAAACAGAATCAAAACGAATCATTTGGAGCCAGCCTAAGGAGCCGTGCCTGAGAACTCGGCAGCGACGCACCGCAGGCACGTACTCACAGGATGGCCCAGTTCAGGGCACACCGGCAGCGGATGACCGATCAGTGGCGCCCTAGGTAGACCGAGCGGTCGTGGTTACTCGATTGCGCGCTTGCGCCATTTGATTCCGGCCGAGATGAAACCGTCGAGGTCACCATCGAACACATTCGAAGGATTGTTGACCTCGAATTCGGTGCGGAGGTCTTTCACCATTTGATACGGCGCCAAAACGTAGCTGCGCATCTGGTCGCCCCAGCTCGCGGTAATGACACCCGCGATTTCCTTCTTAGTGGCCGCTTCTTGCTCGCGCTGCAGTAGCAAGAGTCGCGACTGCAACACGCGCATGGCGGCAGCACGGTTCTGAATCTGGCTCTTTTCGTTCTGACAACTCACCACAATTCCCGTGGGCAAGTGGGTGATGCGCACCGCGGAGTCCGTCGTGTTAACCGACTGGCCGCCGGGACCGGAGGACCGGAAGACATCGACACGGATGTCGTTCTCGGGAACTTCGACAACATCCGTAGTCTCAATAAGAGGAACAACTTCGACCGCGGCAAAACTCGTCTGGCGCTTGCCTGCTGAGTTGAACGGGCTCATGCGAACGAGACGGTGCGTGCCAGCCTCAACACTGAGCGTTCCGAAAGCGAAAGGAGCGTCGACCTCGAAGGTCGCTGACTTGATGCCGGCTTCTTCGGCATAGCTCGTGTCGAGCACGCGTGTGGGATAGGAGTGCTGCTCGGCGTACCGCAGATACATGCGCAACAGCATTTCGGCGAAATCGGCGGCGTCAACGCCTCCGGCTCCCGCGCGAATGGTGATGACAGCGGGTCGCTGATCAAACTCGCCGTTGAGGAGGGTTTGCACCTCAAGGTCGCCCAAGGTCTTCGTGATGC carries:
- the prfB gene encoding peptide chain release factor 2 gives rise to the protein MDELDFSDDIAALRSTFADIRQVVDTDRLTSEIARLSEAAGAPDLWDDTDKAQKVTSDLSHRQAELAKINSISSRLDDLEIMVELANEESDDQAAADARAELRGITKTLGDLEVQTLLNGEFDQRPAVITIRAGAGGVDAADFAEMLLRMYLRYAEQHSYPTRVLDTSYAEEAGIKSATFEVDAPFAFGTLSVEAGTHRLVRMSPFNSAGKRQTSFAAVEVVPLIETTDVVEVPENDIRVDVFRSSGPGGQSVNTTDSAVRITHLPTGIVVSCQNEKSQIQNRAAAMRVLQSRLLLLQREQEAATKKEIAGVITASWGDQMRSYVLAPYQMVKDLRTEFEVNNPSNVFDGDLDGFISAGIKWRKRAIE
- a CDS encoding SIMPL domain-containing protein; the encoded protein is MTLVITVRGEHESWHPAERGIVHLAVSIDGPDRSEVFDAALQSSSRVHALLAKLASNDGAITRWSSDTVRVTSQRPWNNAGQQLPLVHSAAIDYVARFKDFDALALFIEYVSAVDNTAVKYVEWELTEESTRAAHAHTRRLAVTDALTKAHEYAASVGLTEVTALAIADPGMLDHVGPGGDPGMLAGASAMRMSGTPANGGQLSLNPEKIAIAARVEARFSAR
- the smpB gene encoding SsrA-binding protein SmpB — protein: MPKEGDRKVVASNRKARHDYSIEDTFEAGLVLSGTEVKSLRLGRASLIDGYGYIDDHAEAWLDAVHIPEFFQGSWNNHPPRRKRKMLLHKEQILKIHNKIKQGGYTLVPLSIYFLDGRAKVELAVAKGKREYDKRQTLRERQDKRESDRAMAARKNMGE
- the ftsX gene encoding permease-like cell division protein FtsX, with the translated sequence MRLGLILGEVGSGLRRNLSMVVSVVLVTFISLTFVGASILLQMQIGQMKGYWYDRAQVAVYMCTEIDTTGNCTLAEATEDQIAAVQQQLDSPTLAPYINDVEFETHEQAYENFKVQFADSTFEGIITPESLNESFRVNLVDPEQADVLIESLSGLAGVESVEDQRAYLEPIFSILNAASYTAIGVAGLMLVAAVLLIATTIRLSAFSRRRELGIMRLVGASNRFIQTPFILEGVFASLIGSVLAGGAIVAIVQFFVRGYLASTLPVNTSLLGMEEALLVVPILIVSGAALAAVSAGVAISRYLKV
- the ftsE gene encoding cell division ATP-binding protein FtsE, which codes for MIRFDSVSKSYPGTTRPALNSVDLEILKGEFVFLVGASGSGKSSFLRLILKEENPSKGSIHVLGQHLNTLSSRKVPYFRRNLGVVFQDFRLLPNKTVFDNVAFTLQVIGKSRGFIQEAVPDALKMVGLAGKSGRFPHELSGGEQQRVAIARAVVNKPAIMLADEPTGNLDPATAAGIMTLLERINLGGTTVLMATHDAGIVDQMKRRVIELIGGQIVRDELQGGYQTQTVPTQGRIPHPAASKPASAAFPAAQSPARPMTPSSQGEGLDA
- the galT gene encoding galactose-1-phosphate uridylyltransferase, translated to MTSKITKRPTTLADGRELIYFDDADTTLGEERSVDSRVLDPRPATATMRQDILTGEWVSVAAARQNRVFLPPADQDPLAPQTPQNPSEVPALYDVAVFENRSPSFGPALAGSENSPTGLEDLAELGLGRTRSSIGRCEVVCFSPDHEGSFGTQTPSRARTVIEAWADRTEALSALEGVQQVFPFENRGEAIGVTLLHPHGQIYSYPYITPKTQRTLDAIDRTSPDMFQRILDFERAGDRVVLSGENWTAFVPFAARWPIEVHMLPHRQIPDFAATSSEERDELATMYLKLLRGIDALYDTPTPYIAAWHQAPANRARDTFRLHLQLTSPRRAADKLKYLAGSESAMGAWIADVTPESAAENIRKAIERA
- a CDS encoding GNAT family N-acetyltransferase codes for the protein MPSFTTRAARLDDAEELAAVHTQCWKETYAGLFPEQAWSTEARQRREAMWNELLTDSNTTTVVAEVRSRIVGLAHAHHNRDEPNLPPEELAMIYVLTSAHGTGAGQALIDAALGGAAASVWVLEQNPRARAFYAKNRFMYDGTVREMDFNPNIRELRLARS
- the galE gene encoding UDP-glucose 4-epimerase GalE, translating into MTWMVTGGAGYIGAHVARALLDSGMKTVVVDDLSSGFAGFVPDGAVFVQADIRDKNALIEAMLTHGVTGVIHVAGFKYAGVSVQRPLHTYTQNVTGTVILLEAMHEAKVDQIVFSSSAAVFGTPDVDLVTEDTAKDPLSPYGESKLIGEWLLRDQAVASGLRHTSLRYFNVVGSGDPDVYDTSPHNLFPLVFEALVAGKTPRINGTDYPTPDGTNVRDYVHVADIAAAHVAAARRLEAKEAIESAYNLGSGNGLSVAEIMTAIASVTGIDFIPDAAPRRPGDPPRIVANGDLAARDLDWKMRHTAEEMVQSAWDARLRAEKTGAAQGSAE
- the galK gene encoding galactokinase, with the translated sequence MSDTVQQLGQRFKELTGHDPEGVWSAPGRVNLIGEHTDYNEGFVLPFAIDRRTRAAVGLRADGVIRVTSTFDDTAVQLPLSGLDAARSAGDIVGWSAYPLGVAWALGQHGADLNSVPGVDILIDSTVPVGAGLSSSAAIESSVALALNDLWALGLSREQLAKVGQLAENEVVGAPTGIMDQSASLLGATDSAVFLDCRTLEVEVVPLGLAPAELSILVMDTRVSHSHATGGYSERRASCEAGAAALGASSLRDVSVADLERAQEILDDETFRRVRHVVTENQRVLDTVRALNEEGPLAIGALLDASHVSMRDDFEISIPELDLAVETAREHGAIGARMTGGGFGGAAIALVPHARVSEVEVAVKEAFAARGFTEPMTFTVTPSQGAERNDAD
- a CDS encoding glutaredoxin domain-containing protein, with protein sequence MTDTTQASPAKTTMFGADWCRDCVRSEALLNSLNIDWEKVDVEKDPAAADRAHAISGRLNIPVVHFTDGTFQVEPSDKELKAKLEELGAI